The sequence TCTATGGAAGTGGATTTAGTTAATCTTCGCACAGAATACGCGAAGATGATCTACTATGCATACAAGAACAGAAGTGCTCATTCTAAGTTGATGTACATCTTCTCTTCAGATGATTTTACGCAAGCCTATCAACGTATGAAGTACCTGCAACAAATTTCTAGCTATAGACAAAAGCAGGCAGCGATTATTCAGAAAACCCAAATTGATATTGAAAAGAAAATAGCTGATCTAGGTGAAAAACAGAAAGGGAAAAAACATGTTCTTAACGGAATGAAAAGCGAGCGATCGGTGTTAGATAGGGAGAAAAAAGATCAAGAAAGCGCTCTGAAAAAGTTGCAAAACAAAGAGAAGGATCTAAAGAATGAACTTCTTGCGAAAGAGAAAGAAAAGAAGGCACTGTTCAGGGCTATTGAGGAAATAATGATTGCGGAACAGAAAGCGATAGCTGCAATAGAAAAAGGAAAATTCAGAGTATCCGAAGAAGTTAAAATGGTTTCAGCAAACTTTGAGTCGAACAAAAGGAAGTTCCCTTGGCCCGTTACTTATCACTATGTAGCCACTCCTTTTGGCGAACAGCCGCATCCAGTTTTGTCAAGTATTATGATAAAGAATAATGGGATAGATATTGCAACGAAGGCAGGTTCTACCGTTA comes from Flavobacteriales bacterium and encodes:
- a CDS encoding peptidoglycan DD-metalloendopeptidase family protein, whose amino-acid sequence is MNRLIRILVVGFILCGNLVFSQSKKELQNKTVELKKEINKIEEYMKDLQVEEGNSMDQLKAIKRKVRLRESLIRNYRKEVNKFDSQIKENKEIVSSMEVDLVNLRTEYAKMIYYAYKNRSAHSKLMYIFSSDDFTQAYQRMKYLQQISSYRQKQAAIIQKTQIDIEKKIADLGEKQKGKKHVLNGMKSERSVLDREKKDQESALKKLQNKEKDLKNELLAKEKEKKALFRAIEEIMIAEQKAIAAIEKGKFRVSEEVKMVSANFESNKRKFPWPVTYHYVATPFGEQPHPVLSSIMIKNNGIDIATKAGSTVRCIFAGEVTKVTGISGIGKVVIVKHGVYYTVYTNLKETLVNVGDKLATSEEIGYVLTDEAKKKTEVHFELWRMSKNGFAKLDPQLWLVKN